The following proteins are co-located in the Agelaius phoeniceus isolate bAgePho1 chromosome 36, bAgePho1.hap1, whole genome shotgun sequence genome:
- the LOC143696502 gene encoding LOW QUALITY PROTEIN: ephrin type-B receptor 4-like (The sequence of the model RefSeq protein was modified relative to this genomic sequence to represent the inferred CDS: inserted 1 base in 1 codon; deleted 1 base in 1 codon) — MGRPCGKLYIDPLTYEDPEVALRDFAQEIDVTCVTIEEVIGAGEFGEVWRGRLSLPGQPEAEVAVKTLKGGAGERQRREFLREAARMAQFLHPNVLRLRGVVSAGSPAMIVTEFLMHGALDAFLRGREGTLSPLQLVAMLRGIAAGMRYLAEXGFVHRDLAARNILVDAHLVCKVSDFGLSRALDGDRDNDPTYTSSLGGKIPIRWTAPEAIAFRTFTSASDAWSYGIVMWEVLSFGERPYWDMSNQDVINAIEQDYRLPPPPRCPPALHRLMLQCWQRERHARPTFPHLVRALDRLIRHPQSLRSPSPSCLDPAPPKAEPAPTPPRGGTWSPSGSRGWSCCPGCAARTSCAWG; from the exons ATGGGCCGCCCGT GTGGGAAGCTCTACATCGACCCCCTGACGTACGAGGACCCCGAGGTGGCCCTGAGGGATTTCGCGCAGGAGATCGACGTCACCTGCGTCACCATCGAGGAGGTCATCGGCgcag GTGAGTTTGGCGAGGTGTGGCGCGGGCGGCTCTCCCTGCCGGGCCAGCCCGAGGCCGAGGTGGCCGTGAAGACGCTCAAGGGCGGCGCGGGCGAGCGGCAGCGCCGGGAG TTCCTGCGCGAGGCCGCGCGCATGGCGCAGTTCCTGCACCCCAACGTGCTGCGGCTGCGCGGCGTCGTCAGCGCCGGGAGCCCCGCCATGATCGTCACCGAGTTCCTGATGCACGGGGCCCTGGATGCCTTCCTCAgg GGCCGTGAGGGGACGCTGTCCCCTCTCCAGCTGGTGGCCATGCTCCGCGGCATCGCGGCCGGCATGCGCTACCTGGCCG GCGGGTTCGTGCACCGCGACCTGGCCGCCAGGAACATCCTGGTGGACGCGCACCTGGTCTGCAAG gtgtccgaCTTTGGGCTGTCGCGGGCGctggacggggacagggacaacgaCCCCACCTACACCAGCTCCCTG GGCGGGAAGATCCCGATCCGCTGGACGGCGCCCGAGGCCATCGCGTTCCGCACGTTCACCTCGGCCAGCGACGCCTGGAGCTACGGCATCGTCATGTGGGAGGTGCTGAGCTTCGGGGAGCGGCCCTACTGGGACATGTCCAACCAGGAC GTGATCAACGCCATCGAGCAGGATTACcggctgccgccgccgccgcgctgcCCGCCCGCCCTGCACCGGCtgatgctgcagtgctggcagcgCGAGCGCCACGCCCGCCCCACCTTCCCGCACCTGGTGCGCGCCCTGGACCGCCTGATCCGGCACCCCCAGAGCCTGCGCAG cccctccccctcctGCCTGGACCCCGCCCCCCCCAAGGCCGAGCCCGCCCCCACCCCCCCTCGGGGGGGCACCTGGAGCCCCTCGGGGTCacggggctggagctgctgccccggcTGCGCGGCGA ggacctcctGCGCATGGGGGTGA